The Hyphomicrobium sp. MC1 genome window below encodes:
- the cofH gene encoding 5-amino-6-(D-ribitylamino)uracil--L-tyrosine 4-hydroxyphenyl transferase CofH, producing the protein MTGVSDILSRKSGSRLSRDEAMALVDLDDIAPLLDAAARRRDAAHGDVVSYSRKVFIPLTQLCRDVCHYCTFAHPPRKGERAYLTRDEVLSIAMSGKKAGCKEALFTLGDKPELRYEFARDELRALGHDTTLSYVAEMASVVLKETGLLPHINPGLMSDDDLLSLRSVAASQGIMLESASERLCEKGQVHYGSPDKAPAARLDTIRRAGVHGIAFTSGILIGIGETREERIDALVALRDLNDQYGHIQEIIVQNFRPKPGTRMADVAAPTLDDHLWTIAIARLLFEPEMNIQAPPNLSAGDLPALVSAGINDWGGVSPVTPDFVNPEAPWPHVRVLEQETSAVGKALRERVAIYPAFARQPSKWVDRTVLKPLFVMTDADGWPRTDTWCVGRLEEPPAHDVKLVRARKSHQASDRIRAVLDKVSDGRCLGEDDIVSLFRAQSDDFSAVCRAADELRRRTNGDVVSYVITRNINYTNICYFKCQFCAFSKGKLSENLRGKPYDLGLDEIAHRAFEAWDRGATEVCMQGGIHPSYTGQRYLDICNAVKTRVPQMHLHAFSPLEVAQGAKTLGITVRSFLGQLKAAGLGTLPGTAAEILDDEVRQQLCPDKLDSAEWLDVMRTAHLSGFKSTATIMFGHIDRYEHWARHLLRIRNLQIETGGFTEFVPLPFVHMEAPMYLKGRARPGPTFREAILMHAVSRLVLHPHITNIQASWVKLGADGVRLCLDAGVNDLGGTLMDESISRSAGASHGQEMTPERMEEIIRTSGRQPRRRTTLYEMASTATREIRGVNAEEQQLSL; encoded by the coding sequence ATGACAGGCGTTTCCGATATTCTCTCGCGTAAATCTGGTTCGCGCCTCAGTCGCGACGAGGCGATGGCGCTCGTCGACCTCGACGATATCGCGCCGCTTCTCGACGCCGCCGCTCGGCGCAGGGACGCAGCACACGGAGACGTGGTTTCATATTCCCGCAAAGTCTTCATTCCGCTGACGCAGCTGTGTCGCGATGTCTGTCACTACTGTACTTTTGCCCATCCCCCGCGCAAGGGAGAGCGTGCTTATCTGACGCGCGATGAAGTCCTGTCCATTGCGATGAGCGGTAAGAAGGCTGGATGCAAGGAAGCGCTTTTTACACTCGGAGATAAGCCGGAGCTGCGCTACGAATTCGCGCGCGACGAGCTGCGCGCGCTCGGCCACGATACGACGCTCTCATACGTCGCTGAGATGGCCTCCGTCGTCCTTAAGGAAACCGGGTTACTCCCTCACATCAATCCCGGTCTCATGTCCGACGATGATCTGCTCTCGCTTCGCAGCGTTGCAGCTTCGCAAGGCATCATGCTTGAGAGCGCGTCCGAGCGCCTGTGCGAAAAAGGCCAAGTACATTACGGCTCGCCCGATAAGGCGCCAGCCGCGCGTCTCGACACGATCCGGCGCGCTGGCGTCCATGGCATTGCCTTCACGTCCGGCATTCTGATCGGCATCGGCGAGACACGTGAGGAGCGTATCGATGCGCTCGTTGCGCTGCGCGACCTCAACGACCAGTATGGGCATATACAAGAAATCATCGTCCAGAATTTTAGACCCAAGCCCGGCACACGCATGGCTGACGTCGCAGCGCCGACGCTCGATGATCATCTCTGGACGATTGCAATCGCGCGGCTACTCTTCGAGCCAGAAATGAATATCCAAGCGCCGCCGAACCTGAGCGCCGGGGATCTACCGGCACTCGTCTCGGCTGGCATCAATGATTGGGGTGGCGTATCGCCGGTAACGCCGGACTTCGTCAATCCGGAAGCGCCTTGGCCGCATGTGAGGGTTCTCGAACAAGAAACAAGCGCCGTTGGAAAAGCGCTCCGCGAACGTGTCGCAATTTATCCCGCGTTCGCACGGCAGCCGTCGAAGTGGGTCGACAGAACCGTGTTAAAGCCGTTATTCGTCATGACTGACGCGGACGGATGGCCGCGAACAGATACTTGGTGCGTCGGCCGACTGGAAGAGCCACCTGCGCACGACGTCAAGCTCGTGCGTGCGAGAAAATCGCATCAAGCGTCCGACCGGATTCGTGCAGTTCTCGACAAGGTATCGGACGGCAGATGCCTTGGCGAAGATGATATCGTCTCGCTATTTCGCGCTCAGAGCGACGACTTTTCTGCGGTTTGCCGCGCTGCCGATGAACTGCGACGGCGCACAAACGGCGACGTCGTAAGCTACGTCATTACGCGGAACATCAACTACACCAACATCTGCTATTTCAAATGCCAGTTCTGCGCGTTCTCGAAAGGCAAACTGAGCGAAAATTTGCGCGGCAAGCCGTACGACCTCGGCCTTGATGAAATCGCACATCGCGCCTTTGAGGCTTGGGACCGCGGCGCGACAGAAGTCTGTATGCAGGGCGGCATTCATCCGTCCTACACAGGCCAACGGTATCTCGATATCTGCAACGCCGTAAAAACGCGTGTGCCACAGATGCATCTCCACGCGTTTTCGCCACTTGAAGTGGCACAGGGCGCGAAGACGCTCGGTATCACCGTTCGTTCGTTTCTTGGGCAACTCAAGGCGGCCGGCCTCGGAACGCTGCCCGGAACGGCAGCTGAAATCCTGGACGACGAAGTTCGCCAGCAGCTATGCCCCGATAAGCTCGACAGCGCCGAATGGCTCGACGTTATGAGGACGGCCCACCTGTCCGGCTTCAAGTCGACGGCAACGATCATGTTCGGTCACATCGACCGCTATGAACATTGGGCGCGACACCTGCTGCGCATTCGCAATCTGCAAATCGAGACCGGCGGGTTCACGGAGTTCGTTCCGCTACCGTTCGTGCATATGGAAGCGCCGATGTATCTCAAAGGTCGCGCACGGCCAGGACCGACGTTCCGTGAAGCGATACTGATGCATGCAGTATCGCGACTTGTGCTGCATCCGCACATCACGAACATTCAAGCGTCCTGGGTAAAGCTAGGCGCCGACGGTGTTCGCCTATGCCTTGACGCAGGTGTGAACGATCTCGGTGGCACGCTGATGGATGAGAGTATCTCGCGTTCGGCGGGCGCAAGTCACGGCCAGGAAATGACGCCGGAACGAATGGAAGAGATCATTCGCACGTCTGGCCGACAGCCGCGGCGACGCACCACGCTCTACGAAATGGCGTCCACCGCGACACGCGAGATCCGTGGCGTAAACGCAGAAGAGCAGCAGCTCTCGCTCTAA
- the cofC gene encoding 2-phospho-L-lactate guanylyltransferase, with the protein MIQNMLQNNIWAIVPIRRFAGAKSRLSDVLNPHERATLAKAMAADVLEQLACTRGLAGTLVVTSDLDAHALAADFGARVVAEPTEAGLNAAISQGIRTVGKFRNNPAIMAVPADLPFVTAAELSEAVSALKTHAVVITEAVRDAGTNILGLSPWNVMDPAFGTDSFARHLSLARSAGLEPLVLPLRGAGHDVDVPSDLVMGASLRCGLRTLACLASFRHFAPKRQFELVI; encoded by the coding sequence ATGATTCAGAACATGCTACAGAACAATATTTGGGCCATTGTCCCTATCAGACGGTTCGCGGGCGCGAAAAGTCGTCTGAGCGATGTGCTCAATCCGCACGAGCGCGCAACGCTCGCTAAAGCCATGGCCGCAGACGTTCTCGAACAGTTGGCTTGCACGCGCGGATTAGCGGGTACCCTGGTCGTGACGTCGGATCTCGACGCCCATGCGCTCGCTGCGGACTTCGGCGCGAGAGTTGTTGCGGAGCCAACGGAGGCGGGGCTCAATGCCGCGATCTCTCAGGGTATTCGAACGGTCGGAAAATTTCGAAATAATCCCGCAATCATGGCGGTGCCGGCCGATCTTCCATTCGTTACGGCAGCGGAGCTTTCGGAAGCCGTGTCCGCGTTGAAGACGCATGCGGTCGTCATTACCGAAGCGGTGCGGGATGCGGGCACTAATATTTTAGGCTTATCGCCATGGAACGTCATGGATCCGGCGTTCGGAACCGATAGCTTTGCCCGACATCTTTCATTAGCCCGCAGTGCCGGTCTAGAGCCGCTGGTCCTGCCACTGCGGGGCGCCGGGCACGATGTTGATGTTCCCTCGGATCTCGTCATGGGTGCATCGCTTCGTTGTGGCCTGCGAACGCTCGCATGCCTGGCGAGCTTTCGGCATTTCGCGCCGAAACGGCAGTTTGAGCTCGTAATTTGA